In Megalops cyprinoides isolate fMegCyp1 chromosome 12, fMegCyp1.pri, whole genome shotgun sequence, the sequence AACTACCAGTGTTTTTACTGCCAGTCAATACCACCACCCTACAGTACCTGCAAATGACAAAGCACCAGAACAGAACGCTCTCAGAATGAAATACGATGAAATGAAGCCTGCATATTAAAGTAGAGGAGGTCTATGGAGCACACATGCTCAGCTGTGGAACCTCCATCCCTTACTACACACATCTGTACTCTGTCAATTGCTGTCCTTCACAGATCTTTGAATACAATGAATGAACTACCACTTATAAACCTTAAAACTGACACCAGCCAGCATTCTCAAGTAAGCATTCTCTGAtatttgtgtcttttcttttaaGGTTTTTACAGTTGTTCCGAGAACGTTATTTCATGTTGACTGGGCACCCCCTTGAAACCCCCACAACAGGAAGTAGGAAAGCTACGAAGATTGTTTTTCAAGAGTCATTTCCCGTCAGAACAAAACTGGTCTCTGTTTCACTGGACAGGACGGGAGAGTTTGCAGCCGGGCCAGGATGTGCACCAACCAGATTCCCTCTGACTTAGGTTAGCCTTGTCGTTACCTTGCAGGGGTTCAATATTTCAGCTGTGATGTGGCAGTTAGTGGCAACAGAATTATATATCCTGTATTGTGAGGTATGGCGGTTTGAGCACGACTGGAGGAAAGTACAGTATGGTGCTCATTTGTTTCCACAGTAACACGAGGAACAAAAGTACTGAAAGAAACACCTCACAAATCGGTTGTCGCTGAGTTTCCCAAGACAACACGTTAGCCGTTAAAAGAGCCAGATCACATTCGTTGCCAAATTTTCAGCTCCTCACTCCTGATTTCCTGTTATGAACAGCACCAACCAGGCtgctttcacaagcacacaaataaCTTCAAGTGTTGGGCATTCTTCAGAAAAGCTGGCCATTAGTGTAACATGATTTATacaaaaagaggggaaaaaccAGTGACTTGTCAACATCAGCCAGAGCTGGGGACGTGttgcacttttttatttaactgcCACCTACTGCTCAGGAAGCATATTGCAACATAAATCAGGAAGTAAAATTGGAAGAGGACAAACCAAGGAGgtttacaaaaaaagataaaacttaAAAACTTGAATCTACGTTGGTCTCACCACCTCTCAGACAAGCAGGCGTGAATTGCTTCTCCCTTACAGTGGTGGTAGATGGGATGAGTGGAGAAATCAGTGTTTATGTCGGGTTTTCCCAGTGTTCACAACTAGACTCGATAGTAAATATATGGGTGGACCCGTAGAAACCCGTCATGGACAGTCATGTGAGGTCTTAAAACATCAGGAGGTCTGAGAACACTTAACTACAAAATGTAGAACTGCACAAACTACAAATATGATGAGATACCTCAGCTgggtaaaaaacaaaagaattcaCACCAGAACTCCTTTTATAAACctgtcaaaacagcaaaaccacCTCATCATATACTGAGAAGCTACTCAATATTATTTGAAACAAAATAGCCAAGATGAAAGCAAAGGTGCAGCCAAGGGTTGTCACTGTGTACTGCTCAACTCCACAGCAAGAATGTATTCCATATAAAATCACGTCATAAGAATGCATCACAACCAAAACACTTTTAACCGAAAATGTTCCGCCGCCACTCGCAGTCGACGCAGCTGTTGTTCCGAGGCAGCGGTCTCTTTTGGAATTCCTCGAGCGCCGAACGGCGATTCGCCGCGGTGCGTTTAGGCGAATCCCCTCTTTTCTGTCTCGTCGGAGTGGTGGATGATGGACTCTGGCTTCACTGTGATTGTTTATGTAAGTATGCTATTTCTGTCTGCTTAAGGCCGCCTCTCGAAAGGAAACAGCCCCTGGATCTGTCCGGGCTGTCCAAACAGAGACCCACTGATGCCCCCGGACGAAAACACCACCCCGGGCGTGAGATGGCAGTGAGATGACTTGCTtcaaccccctcccacccccccccccccaccccccccccccccccaaaccattTGCCCTTTCCACACAACCATCACAAAAGAGTGGCTGGGTGTGGATGTTCTGTCAGCTTCAAAGCCACCAGCTCAAACTGGAAACCCTTGCTGTGTAACAGAACGGTAAGCTGGGTTGTTCTGTCAGCTTCAAAGCCACCAGCTCAAACTGGAAACCCTTGCTGTGTAACAGAACGGTAAGCTGGGTTGCTCTGCTAGCTTGCCTTACAGCTGACCTTTCCTACAAAACGACCACAGTGAAGAGGCTGTGCTTGATCTCTCGGCTCTCATTCCATTAACTATTATTAAAAGcctcagttaaaaaaaaaaacatagcagaTACTGGTGGCTATTAATTCTCGAATTCTCTTTGACCAAAGTGGAAATTAGGAGATGTTTGGCACACTCACTGCTGGTTAAGCATTTGGGCTTGTAACAAGAAGTACGCAATTTAGTAAGTCCCTAGTGGGGCACTACCCCAGTGGGTCACTGCCAATGTACtcttgtgcaaggtacttagctCACCACCACTGTTACAATaaacatccatctgtataaacagataTTACAAAACATGTAAGCTATTTAAGTAACCCTGGATCAGGATGTCTAGCTAACAAATAACTAAAGAGGTACCAAGGGCTAGCCTGAAAGTATGACCCACTAATACAGCACCCACTAATGCAAAAAAGACAGCAGGAATATATTCATAAAGGTGGCTGGTATTCCCATTTAAGCCATTCAGTTTGGAGGCAGAGAAGGTAACTTCATGCATGGTTGACTTGCACATTGAGTCATCATTACGGTCCTCTTTCcagccactagatggcgctcCACAGCACTGTGCCTCTGAGATATGCGACATAAAGTGACAACCAGCTTTGAGGAAAGATGGGGGCCACTCCTTGGCTGGTGTCGCCGGTCCTGGTGTTGGTGACTCCGGTGGACAGGGGGCGCTGGAGAGCTCTCTGGGTCACAGCCCCACCCTCGATCCCGTGCCCTTCCACTGCCAGTGCTAGCAGCACTGGGTTTGGCTCTCAGCCACCAGGGGAACCTCGTCCAGCTTGACCCCGTCGCCGTTGTTCTCCTCGCAGAGAGCCCCTTTGGCATTACCCAGGATGCTCTCTACCAGGAAGTGGGCTGCCTCCTCCACGTTGATGTTGTCCTGAAAgtcagtcacagagacacacaggtcagcagggtcaggggtcaggggtaaGGGGTCAGCTCTGGCCACAGTGTGCTAGGTTCCCCTCAGGAGCGGCCCCCATTGTTTTCTATGGACACCCCCgcctaccccccaccccccaccccccactcctctcccatctctctggTCTGGAGGACTTCGGAATGTCTGATTTGATCACCACAGCAGGGCCAAAGACAGCGGTGACATCAGCAGGAGTTTTGAAGCGGGACCAGACAGGGCTCCGGGGGAGTCTGTTTTTGGCAACGCTTCCCCGCTCGCTGCGTGATTCCTTTTGAAAGGAGGCTCTTGACCTTGATGTGgcatgggggaaggggggggagtcTGGGAGGGGCTGGAGCTCGGCtgggcagccccccccccccaccccaaaataCAGCAGGCAAACTGAGGACACAATGGGAACGTGGATTTTTAGTGCACTCTTCAACTCAGGGAGGTCATCCCTCAACCTGCCTTTACATAATCATACTATAATAACCCCAATCAGACATGTAACCTGCAGTGAACTGCCAGTGGCTCAACATGACATGAGCAACCCATTACCTTCTGGGCAGCTggttatttgtatatttgtacataaaatacattgtttatAATATCTAAATTCATTAATGACTTGTCTGAAGACAATTTAAAAGTGAGccccaaaaaatatttcagttatgagccctacATAGGAGTTACATGACAGCAATGGTGTGACATGATATAAGATCATAAGCAATATTACCATGAAATTTAGAGTTAGTATGTCACAGAGATGTCGCTTGACAGTCTATATCAGTTGTTATAAGCACACATGAATGTTTATGCAGCGCTTCTTAAGGTATAATATGTATCCCTGAGTGTTTTATGTTGTTCTAATTGAGGATTCTGCACAGAAAGTGTGAGTCATTTTCATTCCTAATGTTcccaaacaaaaccaaatcaaTTTGAGATTGGCACAAAAACAGTATTACAGAAATTGACTGAGGTTCCTAAAAGATGTATGGGGCTGTTGTGGCTTTGTGCTCCTGCCCTGCAGTTTCTCAGCGGGGACGCTATAAGGGAAGGTCCTTGCAAAGGCGTCAGTTAATGGAGACGCCGATGATAAACGACTGTATGAGGAGATCTGGAAACTCTCCCCGCAGTGCATTCTGCCACCCAAACAGTGACatttcacacagctgtcaaCAGATATTTTTCACTTGCTCTGACCATATTAGAGTTCCAACAAGGTCTTTTACCAAATTTTTGCACAGCTTTTTTTCATAAGTTTGCAGAGCCTCAACCCCATCCGAGTGCCACGGGCCTGATGTGCACAGTAAAACTCATGAGATCGAAAGAGACTTTTACCTTTCACTCTTCAGGAGTTCTGCAGACAAGTGCTGCTTGCCAAGTTCCCGTTGCTTTGATGGCCTAATATATATTCATTACCTTTAGTCCCAACTCCCTAAGTTCTCCATCATTTGAGAGGCCTCCTGAATAGCATGGCTGAAAGCCTAATTTAATCTAAGGGCAACGTGGCCTATCCCTAACTCTGAATAACGAACTTAAACTGTACTCCCCTTCCACCACGCCCTTTCCAGTTATGTAagtaacaaacaaacagagatgCTTACAGTTTTATTTCGGAGTTACAGGCTGCCGGACGGAGCTCTCCCAAGGCGTCTCTGATCAGTGGATTCTGGGAGAGCTCTGTGGGGTTGTTGCTGTGGCTACCGTGCTTTTTTCTCACCTGCACCTGTGATTGACGCCTCGCTCTTCCAGGAATTCGACAGATGGCAATCCTCACACGTGGATTTAGTCTCCAGTTTAGTTTCACAAGGGTTTTATCAGCTTTTATTAACATTATgatagtaattattattattattactggaaAAAGTGTACTGCACAGCATCCTATGAGAATTTAGTTGCAAAGGATGATATATGAAATAAGTGTTTGATCAATTGATTGGGAGGATATGGGCACAGTTCACCGCGTTGGTAAACACAGCGTGACACACTGACTAACCCTGCCGTCCTCTGGGTCTCATCACATCCTATTATTCAGCCACTTTTCCAGATGCAGAATCTGTGTGGATGAGTGAGTCTGCCCGGCTCTGAGAACGCAAACGTTCACTGCGGAAACGTGCCCTCAGATCATACAGAATGAACGTGTTTACCTTCAAAGGTGACTCCCCAGAACAGCACTCTGAGCGTACGCAGAGAGACCTGTGGCTTTCTTTCGATCCAGCATCATCACCTCTCCTCTGAAATACGATCCTGAGCTGTCCAAACACCGGTCCTCTCAGGGTGACTGTTTAAGAAACCTCTAATCATCTGTAATTTGTAACTCAAATCAAATCTAACCCTCTCCCAGGAACGACCTTGAAACATCTACCATCATATCTGCCGGTACATTTGGGGCAAAGGATGGAACTGGGTCAGGTGTGAGTTATGCTGGGAGGATGGGCAGATCTCGCACGCTCCTTTGTGTGCTGTAGTCTGTGGGGTAAACACCGAGGGCACATTGTGTGCGATAATGAGGTTTGTGGGCAGTGTAATAAAGGGTGTCTGATTAAATCTCACAGATGTTGTAACTGATCATAAGGAATCAGAATTTGTTTCATTCAGCTCAACACAGTTCTACTCAATGCTTTGCAATCATTATGCATGGGAACTGAATTTTTGATTGTGCTAtccattaaataattaattacagCTCCTTTTATTCAAAGTATTTGCCATTATATTCTTAAATCTAAACCACTAGCATAATGTGATATCACTGCAACAGATACAATTGTATGAATTGCTTTGCACATTGTGCtatattttctgtaatatatTCACAGAACTACACTgtattatacacatacatatattaaagTCTCCAGAGAAGGTATTTTGTAATACTAACACTATATTTTCTAGtattctaaattctaaatctaatctaataatATATTCCTAATATTGTTAAATTTGTGTCTTAGTATATAGTAGTCAGTATGTATTAGTCAGGTCAGACTCAGAGTAAACCTTGTTACAGCGGTCACAGTGACTTTTGTTCATGCTTCTCACAGTCTAACTTATTAAGTTTACATTGTGTGGGTCTGAGAACCACTGTTGTGCAGGGCAGAGTTTCGTCATCTTAAAACCACAGGAagcaccacactgccacttCTGCAACACTGAAACTGGAATTTACCACTATGCAGCTTAAATAGGTGCTCTCACACacctcatacacactcacacacacttacacacactcacacacttacacatactcacacacacttacacacactcacacgctccTCATACACacctcatacacactcacacacacttacacacacttcatacacactcatacactcacatacacctcacacacctcacacacactcacacatacctaacacacacttacacacataagCAGGTGCTCATACAGAGGGCACTGACGCAACTTCCATTTACATCTGACCTTTAGAGTGAGACGCACATTGGCTTTCAACCTTATATCACTTCATACTTAACTACAGCGTGTCACATGCTAGACTGGTAAACCGCTGTCCTTGCTGCAAAACTATATTTGGTTTTATGGATACCATGACTGTTAATAACACCCAGTAATGTTTCACATGATTGTTCTTGTGCAAACCAGATATGTTAGTTTACTGAGTGTAATAAATGAACCATTCTAAAAGCACCAGAAAGCACTGAAATACCCCTAATGCCATTAAGTATTTCAGCCTTTCTGAAACTCCAGTCTGCAGCTGAAGCCGATTAAAAATCAGATCATCTGTGTTTCTTACACAGTTTTATGGGATGGTTGTGTGAATATGGGTTTAAagttcacaaacacattttgctgtCCAGGCATTCTGGTCAACAAATGGTCCTAAACATAAGCTTAAAAAGTTACTGAGTACAATGAGTCTACACCATTCTGAGGCTGGCGTAggacctgtttttttcccaccattATAGTGCTCATCAGCAAAGGCCATTCTGACCCTTCATTTCAACACACCCTTGACGGCAGAATGTTGCCTCTCATGATTACatgacattgtcatttagcaaatgttcttatccagagcgacttaacTAGGTTATactttcacatgttatccatttacacagctagatatttaccaAGGCGATcgggggttaagtaccttgccccaggaGTACAATAGCATTTCCCCAGcgtggaattgaaccagcaacctttcagttacaagggCTGCCCTTTTCCACTACGCTGCACCTCTCACCTTGGCTGAAGTTTCGAACCAGCCCAGGAAGCCGGCCTCCTTGCAGAAGCTGTCCATGAGGGCGGGGTCGTCCGTGTCACCGCCGTTCTTTTGGTCGCACTTGTTGGCCAGCAGCACGGTGGGGACTGGGCTGCCATTGGCCAGCTTCACTTTGCTGTCCAGGTCCTCTTTCCACTTGGCGACCGCCTCAAAGGTGGGGGCCCGCGTCACGTCGAACACGATGAACGCCCCCACCGCCTCCTTGTAGTACACCCTGGTCATGTTCCCGAACCGCTCCTGACCTTAAAGGGGCAAACACCAAGATGGACAACACGTCTTTTTAACACTGAGTCCCCTGCCTTGGATTTTTCATGCAAAAgtaataacaattattattactattaccgcttctttttaattttactgtctgtttttgttgctaAAGCATCACCGCTTTTCCTTAAACCCAGTGTAAAGTACACCACATTAAATCTACTTTAATTTACAGCATGTTAAATCCAGTGTAATTTACACAGTTTCCGTGAAACATGTTCTGTGAGGTTCTCCATGACACTTTTTGCAGGGGCGCCGTATGAAATACAATTCAACTGACTGACATCGACTGTACTGCTGCCGTGTAATTCAGCTGTCCCACTCTGAAACCCCAACACTCATCATCTGTCTCCACGCATGCTGTTATTTCCTAACCAACATCACCTCTGATAAAGGATTCACTGTGATGCGTGCCTTTTGCAGGCAACCACAGcacaaaatatttctgcaaCTCGTTCCAAAGGGGGATTCCAAAGGGGAATTCCAAAGGGGGATTCCAAAGCAATCTCAGTTCAAAAGCATTCTCAGCGATCACACCcagagacacatgcacgcacacagacacacacatgaatggacttgtttaaataaaaaataagaaagcaaAAGCAACATCATCGTTGCCGTAGAGCAGGGTTGACTGGATTCCAGAATGCAGTCTCTGGGCATTCTGGAATGAGGACACATGTGTTGTGCCATGCGGCACCTCTGACTGGGCATCGTTCCCGTTATTGCACTCCACTGTCATGTGCTCCgactttctgtttctgttccatTAATGCACATTTACCCAATTCACACAGCTAGTACAGTCGGGCTCGTCTAACCAATGTGAATATCATTGTGCAATTTGCACAATCATGATTATAAACACTAACAAAACAGGAACTGTGAATTGGACACAGTAAAAAGAGAACAATGCCATCTATAGCGTTTCATATCCTCAAACGGGCCCTGATGTGGGCTGTGGAAAATACCTCTTCATTCCTTAAAACATTCTAAGGGTCACCCTGTGGGGTCTTCTGGGGAAAAACAACCCGCAGACTGCATTTGATTGGCCATGCCGAGCACTAAACCAATGAACCAATGAACAATAACAGtgactattttttttacaatacatttagcATTTACATTCATGTTTCTGCAAAGAAAGGCGTCAGTAGGTATCTGAAGAGGGAACCCAGGCAAAGCGTTTAGTTGGACATTACAGGCACATGACAAGTTGATGGCCCTAAAGTTGGTTGGTCACAGTGCTGGGATCTGCTACACTCCCAACTCTTCCTTAGACCGCTGCAGCATCCTGAGCTGACTCAGAGGCATCAGCCCCACCTCCATGCTGGCTGGCTCCGATGTAAAAGAGATATATGCACTGTCTTTGCCGTCCACACGGCAGAACAAGAATTACAATCAGCCAGAAATACAATCAGCAAGAAATACAACGTTTTAGTTGCAGGGTGTAGGCAGATGTGCCTCCTATCAATCATGACATTTTAACAACTTCCTCAAAGGGAGATTTATTCCACCTCTCAGATGATCTCAGCTCACCACTCTCCAAAGCCATTCAGCCCTTCTGACTTCTGACAGGACACAGCGGGCCAGACAGGCCGGTCGCCATTTTTCCCTGGGTCGcgccatgtttcattttttacagtttttatgaaAGTGTTTAAATAGTTTTCATTACGCCAGGAGGGGGGCTGGCTcgcttcctgtttcctggcGGCCAAATTGATGTTCCGTCTTTTTAAGGTCGAGCTTGAGAGACGGCCCTTTTCAGATGTTCGAAATGACTTCATCGCAGTGTCTCAGGGCCAACGCGCCGGGGGATGTGTCAAAAATCATACCATGGCAGAAACATCAAACACTGGAATATCGctgttggtcat encodes:
- the LOC118787097 gene encoding ras-related protein Rab-32-like, producing the protein MAGVLTAECKEYLFKVLVIGEVGVGKTSIIKRYVHQLFNDNYRATIGVDFSLKVINWDSTTLVRLQLWDIAGQERFGNMTRVYYKEAVGAFIVFDVTRAPTFEAVAKWKEDLDSKVKLANGSPVPTVLLANKCDQKNGGDTDDPALMDSFCKEAGFLGWFETSAKDNINVEEAAHFLVESILGNAKGALCEENNGDGVKLDEVPLVAESQTQCC